In Melitaea cinxia chromosome 11, ilMelCinx1.1, whole genome shotgun sequence, a genomic segment contains:
- the LOC123657848 gene encoding cleavage stimulation factor subunit 2 tau variant, translating into MDKSKEKEEQSIMDKSMRSVFVGNIPYEATEEKLKDIFSEVGPVLSFKLVFDRETGKPKGYGFCEYKDQETALSAMRNLNGYEIGGRSLRVDNACTEKSRMEMQALMQGPQVENPYGDPVDPEKAPEAISKAVATLPPEQMFELMKQMKLCIQNNPTEARNMLLQNPQLAYALLQAQVIMRIVDPQTAVSMLHPSNPVPPVLQPGDKPPPTSTYMPSSQSQSHQPPLLNNPPPPQNQYSMGGMDVDLRSARAPAPLLDQDMRSLPPMPHPVPPPPHQNPSFPRDPRLANMQSFGSDPRVRANDPRTQTKMPQQQMPPGMPSMAQARTIQGIPSGASDQEKAALIMQVLQLSDEQIALLPPEQRASILMLKEQIAKSTQQR; encoded by the exons ATGgataaaagtaaagaaaaggAGGAACAAAGTATTATGGATAAATCCATGAGATCAGTTTTCG TGGGTAATATTCCTTACGAAGCTACGGAGGAGAagttaaaagatatatttagtGAAGTTGGTCCTGTATTATCATTTAAACTAGTATTTGATCGTGAGACAGGAAAGCCAAAAGGTTATGGTTTCTGTGAATATAAGGATCAGGAGACAGCGCTTAGTGCGATGCGAAATCTTAACGGGTATGAAATTGGTGGACGTTCGCTTAGAGTGGACAATGCTTgtacagagaaatcgaggatgGAAATGCAAGCATTAATGCAAGGACCTCAg GTTGAAAATCCTTATGGTGATCCCGTGGACCCTGAAAAGGCCCCAGAAGCTATTAGCAAAGCGGTAGCCACGTTACCTCCGGAACAAATGTTTGAACTAATGAAGCAAATGAAACTGTGTATTCAG aatAATCCAACTGAAGCAAGGAACATGTTGTTACAAAACCCACAGTTGGCTTACGCATTATTGCAAGCTCAAGTAATAATGAGGATTGTTGACCCCCAAACAGCAGTT AGCATGCTCCATCCAAGTAACCCAGTACCTCCTGTTTTGCAGCCGGGAGACAAGCCACCACCAACCTCTACTTATATGCCGAGCAGTCAATCACAAt ctcATCAACCCCCATTGCTGAACAATCCCCCTCCACCGCAGAATCAATAT TCAATGGGTGGTATGGACGTAGACCTCCGCAGTGCAAGAGCCCCGGCACCTTTACTGGATCAAGATATGCGCAGTTTACCGCCTATGCCCCATCCAGTACCACCCCCC ccgcatcaaaatcc TTCATTTCCACGTGACCCTCGTCTGGCCAATATGCAGTCATTCGGCTCAGATCCACGAGTGCGTGCTAACGATCCACGTACGCAAACGAAAATGCCTCAAC AACAAATGCCGCCCGGTATGCCAAGCATGGCTCAAGCAAGAACGATACAAGGCATACCATCAGGTGCCTCAGATCAAGAAAAA gcTGCATTAATCATGCAAGTGTTGCAACTTTCTGATGAACAAATCGCATTGCTGCCGCCTGAACAACGTGCCAGTATTCTCATGCTCAAAGAGCAAATCGCAAAAAGCACCCAACAAcgctag